One part of the Ranitomeya imitator isolate aRanImi1 chromosome 10, aRanImi1.pri, whole genome shotgun sequence genome encodes these proteins:
- the CAPZB gene encoding F-actin-capping protein subunit beta isoform X1, with amino-acid sequence MSDQQLDCALDLMRRLPPQQIEKNLSDLIDLVPSLCEDLLSSVDQPLKIARDKVVGKDYLLCDYNRDGDSYRSPWSNKYDPPLEDGAMPSARLRKLEVEANNAFDQYRDLYFEGGVSSVYLWDLDHGFAGVILIKKAGDGSKKIKGCWDSIHVVEVQEKSSGRTAHYKLTSTVMLWLQTNKSGSGTMNLGGSLTRQMEKDETVSDSSPHIANIGRLVEDMENKIRSTLNEIYFGKTKDIVNGLRSIDAIPDNVKFRQLQRELSQVLTQRQILLQPDN; translated from the exons ATG AGTGACCAGCAGTTGGACTGTGCCTTGGACTTGATGAGGCGTCTCCCTCCCCAACAGATTGAGAAGAACCTCAGTGACCTCATTGACTTG GTCCCCAGTCTCTGTGAAGATCTCCTGTCCTCGGTGGATCAGCCCCTGAAGATCGCTCGGGACAAGGTGGTGGGCAAAGACTATCTGCTGTGCGACTACAACAGAGATGGCGACTCCTACAG GTCACCGTGGAGCAATAAGTACGACCCTCCCCTGGAAGATGGAGCCATGCCGTCCGCCCGTCTGCGCAAGCTGGAGGTGGAAGCCAACAACGCCTTCGACCAGTACCGCGACCT GTATTTTGAAGGTGGCGTCTCCTCCGTGTATCTCTGGGATCTGGACCACGGATTTGCCGGAGTGATCCTTATCAAGAAAGCTGGGGATGGTTCAAAGAAGATCAAAGGATGCTGGGACTCCATCCACGTAGTGGAAGTGCAG GAGAAGTCGAGCGGCCGCACCGCTCATTACAAGCTGACCTCCACTGTGATGCTCTGGCTGCAGACAAACAAGAGCGGCTCCGGGACCATGAACCTGGGCGGCAGCCTGACCCGGCAG ATGGAAAAGGATGAGACCGTGAGCGACTCCTCCCCGCACATAGCAAATATCGGGCGGCTGGTGGAG GATATGGAGAACAAAATCAGGAGCACCCTCAACGAGATTTATTTCGGGAAAACCAAGGACATAGTCAACGGGCTCAG ATCTATAGACGCAATCCCCGACAACGTTAAGTTTAGGCAACTCCAGCG